A single region of the Raphanus sativus cultivar WK10039 chromosome 1, ASM80110v3, whole genome shotgun sequence genome encodes:
- the LOC108805874 gene encoding low-specificity L-threonine aldolase 1, with product MVMRIVDLRSDTVTRPTDAMREAMASAEVDDDVLGYDPTARRLEEEMAKIMGKEAALFVPSGTMGNLICVMVHCDVRGSEVILGDTCHIHVYENGGISTIGGVHPKTIKNEEDGTMDLVAIEGAIRDPKGSTFYPSTRLICLENTHANSGGRCLSAEYTDRVGEIAKRHGLKLHIDGARIFNASVALGVSVHRLVKAADSVSVCLSKGLGAPIGSVIVGSQSFIEKAKTLRKTLGGGMRQIGVLCAAALVALQENLPKLQSDHKKTKLLAEGLNKMKGIRVNVEAMETNMIFMDMEDGSRLTAEKLRKSLTEHGILVIPENSSRIRMVIHHQITTSDVHYTLSCLQQAVQTIQEPCQN from the exons ATGGTGATGAGAATCGTGGATCTACGTTCAGACACCGTGACAAGACCCACCGACGCAATGCGCGAAGCAATGGCTAGTGCAGAGGTGGACGATGACGTCCTCGGCTACGACCCGACGGCTCGACGTCTCGAAGAGGAGATGGCCAAGATTATGGGGAAAGAGGCGGCTCTGTTCGTGCCATCTGGTACGATGGGGAATCTGATTTGCGTTATGGTCCACTGCGACGTGAGAGGCAGCGAGGTGATTCTTGGGGACACTTGTCACATCCACGTGTACGAGAACGGAGGGATATCGACAATAGGTGGAGTGCATCCCAAGACAATCAAGAATGAAGAAGACGGGACAATGGACTTGGTGGCTATAGAAGGAGCCATTAGAGATCCTAAAGGAAGCACGTTTTATCCATCAACAAGGTTGATTTGTTTGGAGAACACACATGCCAA CTCTGGTGGGAGATGTTTGAGTGCGGAATACACAGATAGAGTTGGAGAGATTGCTAAGAGACATGGATTGAAGCTTCATATCGATGGAGCTCGCATTTTTAATGCTTCCGTT GCACTTGGAGTTTCAGTCCATAGACTTGTAAAGGCTGCTGACTCTGTTTCG GTGTGTCTCTCTAAAGGTCTTGGAGCTCCGATAGGATCAGTAATCGTTGGTTCACAGAGTTTCATAGAAAAGGCGAAAACATTAAGGAAAACATTGGGTGGAGGAATGAGACAGATAGGCGTCCTGTGTGCAGCCGCTTTGGTCGCACTCCAAGAGAACCTGCCGAAGCTACAATCTGACCACAAGAAGACAAAGTTGTTAGCTG AAGGGTTGAACAAAATGAAAGGGATTAGAGTGAACGTTGAAGCCATGGAGACCAACATG ATATTCATGGATATGGAGGATGGATCAAGACTTACCGCTGAAAAACTCCGCAAGAGTCTAACCGAGCATGGCATTCTCGTCATCCCTGAAAACTCTTCCCG gATCAGAATGGTTATACACCACCAGATAACAACAAGTGATGTGCATTACACATTATCTTGCTTGCAA CAAGCTGTGCAGACGATTCAGGAACCATGCCAAAACTAA
- the LOC108805862 gene encoding putative lysine-specific demethylase JMJ16, whose amino-acid sequence MGTELMRVCMKEESDELPSVPPGFESYATLTLKRVLPGGGAAATDKTMESVSPVTEQAKKMETESDELKAARSLRRRPWINYAGCDDDSTAPNNDNAYSQNLNQNCTPNTSLPKGVTRGCAECNDCQKVTARWHPDEARRPELEDAPIFYPSEEEFEDTLNYIAKIRPEAEKYGICRIVPPPSWKPPCPLREKQVWEGSKFTTRVQRVDKLQNRSSMKKITNQMRRKKRKCMKTGVDAVTTNGNPGSASTEMSQLFETFGFEPGPGFTLNDFKKYADEFKTQYFKKSETSSSDNVCKVGNSIDCLEPTVEDVEGEYWRIVDKATEEIEVLYGADLETGVFGSGFPKISTSQEASSSSSDEKYAKSGWNLNNFSRLPGSLLKHEGSDISGVLVPWLYIGMCFSSFCWHVEDHHLYSLNYMHWGEPKLWYGVAGKDAIKLEEAMRKHLPDLFEEQPDLLHKLVTQLSPSKLKTAGVPVHRCVQHAGEFVLTLPRAYHAGFNCGFNCAEAVNVAPVDWLPHGQIAIELYCQQGRKTSISHDKLLLGAAREVVKADWELNLLKKNTLDNLRWKQFSGKDGILAKTLKARIDIERTRREFLCSSSLALKMHSNFDATNERECCICFFDLHLSAAGCRCSPEKYTCLTHVKQLCSCPWVSKYFLFRYDIDELSVLVEAVEGKLSAVYRWARQDLGLALSAHVSGSKMEMDEEVGKVHKDLSPQAAAVVGLDVNLLLKDKEKVLPSHCMKPVKEETVNESSVPKALVCQQSEGGMLSVAAAKSSGKKNSQNVPSDVILLSDDNKHDMHRKRGSVSSGNKQLKIRERPTHVLALEAISKIPAPNLEKQGKSLPDTRNTTISSSLPANNDQRAVGEDVPSCSVSHVQVNAVADGSARDICNRVDTSNHGGEKPTSSSKSKISGGLVVVDGTKSKTSTPSCSQNNGTRSKSSTPTCSQNNSPDRIIRQKGPRIAKVVRRVKCKVEPLSYGCVLSGKSWCNRQAIFPKGFRSRVRYINIVDPTNMCFYISEILDTGRNSPLFMVYLEANPSEVFAHLSPTRCWEMVRERVNQEISKQHKAGKLDLPPLQPSGSPDGFEMFGYTSPAIIQAIEALDVNRVCTEYWDSRPYSRPQVQFPANTSIQSSSDVRNLQKAPGQLAAGTNSTLKVLLKRANVEELSSLQQVLSESNIDLVTELVKEELQNRS is encoded by the exons ATGGGGACAGAGCTAATGAGAGTCTGTATGAAAGAAGAGAGTGATGAGTTACCATCTGTTCCTCCTGGCTTTGAATCATATGCTACTCTCACCCTAAAAAGAGTACTCCCTGGTGGTGGTGCTGCTGCTACTGATAAAACCATGGAAAGTGTTTCTCCTGTAACCGAACAAGCTAAGAAGATGGAGACTGAATCCGATGAACTCAAAGCTGCTCGGTCTCTAAGGCGTAGACCTTGGATTAACTATGCCGGATGTGATGATGATTCTACTGCACCAAACAATGACAATGCATATTCTCAGAATCTTAATCAA AATTGTACTCCGAATACTTCTCTTCCAAAGGGTGTGACCCGGGGATGTGCAGAATGTAATGACTGCCAAAAG GTAACCGCGAGATGGCATCCAGATGAAGCTCGTAGACCCGAGCTTGAAGACGCCCCTATATTCTACCCCAGTGAAGAG GAGTTTGAAGACACTCTGAATTATATTGCTAAAATAAGACCAGAGGCTGAAAAGTATGGAATCTGTCGCATTGTTCCTCCTCCTTCCTGGAAACCCCCTTGCCCTCTGAGAGAAAAGCAAGTATGGGAAGGTTCTAAATTCACCACACGTGTCCAAAGAGTTGATAAGCTTCAGAATCGGAGTTCAATGAAGAAGATTACTAATCAGATGAGAAGGAAGAAAAGAAAGTGCATGAAAACGGGAGTGGATGCTGTCACTACTAATGGCAATCCCGGTTCTGCAAGCACGGAGATGAGTCAGCTTTTTGAGACGTTTGGGTTTGAACCTGGTCCAGGGTTCACTCTAAATGACTTCAAAAAGTATGCTGATGAGTTCAAGACTCAGTACTTTAAAAAGAGTGAAACTTCTTCTTCTGACAATGTATGCAAAGTTGGTAACTCCATAGACTGCTTGGAGCCAACAGTTGAGGATGTTGAAGGTGAATATTGGCGTATAGTAGATAAAGCAACTGAAGAGATAGAG GTGCTATATGGTGCCGACCTAGAAACCGGGGTATTTGGCAGCGGATTCCCCAAGATATCAACTAGTCAggaggcttcttcttcttcttcagacgAAAAATATGCAAAATCTGGCTGGAACCTAAATAATTTTTCAAGGCTTCCAGGGTCCCTGCTTAAGCACGAGGGCAGCGATATTTCAGGTGTCCTTGTACCCTGGTTGTATATTGGGATGTGCTTTTCTTCCTTCTGCTGG CATGTTGAAGATCACCACTTGTATTCGTTAAACTATATGCATTGGGGTGAACCAAAGCTGTGGTATGGTGTTGCCGGGAAGGACGCTATTAAACTCGAGGAGGCGATGAGAAAGCATTTGCCTGACCTTTTCGAAGAACAACCTGATCTGCTTCATAAGCTA GTAACACAACTCTCCCCGTCAAAACTGAAAACGGCAGGAGTACCTGTGCACCGCTGCGTCCAGCATGCTGGAGAGTTTGTCTTGACTCTTCCTCGGGCATATCACGCTGGATTTAACTGTGGTTTCAACTGTGCGGAAGCTGTGAATGTAGCACCGGTTGACTGGTTGCCTCATGGGCAGATTGCCATAGAGTTATACTGTCAACAGGGTAGAAAAACGTCAATCTCACATGATAAACTGTTGCTTGGGGCAGCAAGAGAAGTAGTGAAAGCCGACTGGGAGCTGAACTTACTGAAGAAAAATACTTTAGATAACCTGAGGTGGAAACAGTTCAGCGGAAAGGATGGAATCTTGGCAAAAACACTCAAGGCACGCATAGACATAGAACGTACAAGAAGAGAGTTTCTGTGCAGTTCCTCGCTTGCGTTGAAGATGCATAGTAATTTTGATGCTACCAACGAGAGAGAGTGCTGTATATGTTTCTTTGACCTGCACCTGTCCGCTGCTGGTTGCCGTTGTTCCCCAGAGAAGTATACATGTTTGACTCATGTGAAGCAGTTGTGTTCGTGTCCGTGGGTTAGTAAATATTTTCTGTTTCGCTATGATATCGATGAACTGAGTGTTCTTGTTGAGGCTGTGGAAGGAAAACTTAGTGCTGTGTATAGATGGGCGCGTCAAGATTTAGGATTGGCTTTGAGTGCACACGTCTCAGGAAGCAAGATGGAGATGGATGAAGAAGTAGGGAAAGTGCACAAAGACCTGAGTCCACAGGCAGCTGCAGTTGTAGGGTTAGATGTTAATTTACTTCTGAAAGACAAGGAGAAAGTATTACCAAGCCACTGTATGAAGCCTGTCAAAGAAGAAACTGTTAATGAGTCCTCTGTTCCAAAAGCTTTAGTTTGCCAACAATCTGAAGGAGGCATGCTCTCTGTGGCAGCTGCTAAGTCCAGTGGTAAAAAGAATTCACAGAATGTACCTAGTGATGTGATTCTCCTCAGTGATGATAATAAGCATGACATGCATAGGAAACGAGGTTCAGTATCTTCTGGCAACAAGCAGTTGAAAATACGAGAGAGACCAACCCACGTTTTAGCGTTAGAAGCAATTAGTAAAATCCCTGCTCCAAATTTAGAAAAGCAAGGAAAGTCTTTGCCTGATACACGAAACACTACTATATCATCATCATTGCCTGCTAATAATGACCAAAGAGCAGTGGGAGAGGATGTACCGAGTTGTTCTGTATCGCATGTTCAAGTTAATGCCGTAGCTGATGGGTCTGCTCGTGATATATGTAATAGAGTGGACACAAGCAACCACGGTGGTGAAAAACCTACTAGTAGCAGTAAATCCAAAATCTCTGGAGGTTTGGTTGTGGTTGATGGGACAAAAAGCAAAACAAGTACACCATCTTGTTCGCAAAATAACGGGACAAGAAGTAAGTCAAGTACACCAACTTGTTCGCAAAACAATAGTCCGGATAGGATCATCCGCCAAAAGGGTCCACGTATAGCAAAAGTTGTGAGGAGAGTCAAATGCAAAGTAGAGCCTTTAAGCTATGGATGTGTGCTCTCTGGAAAATCATGGTGCAACCGCCAAGCAATTTTTCCCAAAG GTTTTCGTAGCAGGGTTAGGTACATCAATATCGTGGATCCAACAAACATGTGCTTCTACATTTCAGAGATTCTGGATACTGGACGCAATAGTCCGTTGTTCAtg GTTTACTTGGAGGCTAATCCGAGTGAGGTGTTTGCGCACTTGTCGCCTACAAGATGCTGGGAGATGGTAAGAGAAAGAGTAAACCAAGAGATAAGTAAGCAACACAAAGCTGGTAAATTAGATCTTCCTCCTCTGCAGCCTTCTGGGAGTCCTGACGGTTTTGAAATGTTTGGATACACGTCACCCGCCATCATACAG GCTATCGAAGCATTAGACGTGAATCGAGTTTGCACAGAGTATTGGGATTCAAGGCCTTATTCGAGGCCACAAGTTCAGTTCCCAGCCAACACAAGCATCCAATCATCATCGGATGTGAGAAATCTCCAGAAAGCCCCCGGTCAATTGGCTGCTGGAACAAACTCTACTCTCAAAGTTCTGCTGAAGAGAGCTAACGTGGAGGAACTCAGCTCACTTCAACAGGTTTTAAGTGAGTCTAACATAGATTTGGTAACCGAACTTGTGAAGGAAGAGCTCCAGAATCGTAGCTGA
- the LOC108808708 gene encoding protein CHROMATIN REMODELING 20 has protein sequence MEGREDTVEGKEDRMEVEVEKVEAREEERNDEVMEENNNQDEEMQDTELRSESSVSVSDEEEEGLRSGNDDELDLEKPLSEEEVDELISDLLGVESKAAEAQEALEKESLSRVESEVREELAQTLHGDELDKAVEAEMMTFKDEWEATLDELETESANLLEQLDGAGIELPKLYEMIESQAPNGCYTEAWKKRAHWVGTQVTKETGESLANAETFLLTHRPVRKRHGKLLEEGASGFLEKKFADDAVKESLTGTSELDWSSLNKVFSEKRDEAISFGSKHWASVYLASTPQQAAAMGLEFPGVNEVEEIEEIDESLADPFFADAIENERELALTEEQKKNYIRVKEEDDINTDRELQLRLKRKRRKKRSKQVIRHTAEDRDDDSAYLHGNSIAPNSAEDQVKCPENSTEFQNNEVNKEENGNLSNSDADKMVPVADLDVDTMRDDLQNPASKFRCTACNNVTVEVHSHPLLDVIVCMDCKRLIEDRVATQVDAALERHCEWCGHIADLINCRSCEKLFCASCIKRNIGEESLSEAQSSGWDCCCCAPIPLRRLTLELEKAMGDKKSTESSSDSSSDSSSDNNSVDTDADVNVAASSKKKLKKKIRRIIDDAELGKDTRSKIAIEKKRQERLRSLQFSARYKTISSMGDVKIPEGAEAEVLGDAHSGYIVNVAREIGEEAVRVPRSISAKLKPHQVTGIRFMWENIIQSINSVKSGDKGLGCILAHTMGLGKTFQVIAFLYTAMRCVDLGLKCALIVTPVNVLHNWRSEFTKWMPSEVKPLRIFMLEDVSRERRLDLLTKWRNKGGVFLIGYAAFRNLSLGRGVKDINAAKDLCSALMDGPDILVCDEAHIIKNTRADTTQALKQVKCQRRIALTGSPLQNNLMEYYCMVDFVREGFLGSSPEFRNRFQNPIENGQHMNSTAEDVKIMNQRSHILYEELKGFVQRMDMNVVKKDLPPKTVFVINVKLSPLQRKLYKRFLKLYGFNDGRADERMRKNFFAAYQVLAQILNHPGIPQLRREDKTQGRRGSIVDIPDDCSSDENLDCNMVVGEKQRNMSDLQDKVDGYLQKDWWVDLLQKNNYKVSEYSGKMILLLDILSMCAHVGDKALVFSQSIPTLDLIELYLSRVSRRGKQGKFWKKGKDWYRIDGKTESSERQKLVDRFNEPENKRVKCTLISTRAGSLGINLYAANRVIIVDGSWNPTYDLQAIFRAWRYGQKKPVFAYRLMARGTIEEKIYKRQVNKEGLAARVVDRQQVHRTISKEEMLHLFEFDDDDEKADAVTEISKRNEAADNQSTRLLTDDSQKHKATSSRVGCDSDKLMENLLQRHSPDWISSFHEHETLLQENEDERLTKEEKDMAWEVYRKALQWEEVQRAPVNEAPVLQKPSPSAQTQPLHHPRGFNRSRFVNRSCTRIAHQLTLISQGRKVGSSTICGECGRVITWENVTPAPRLSEVN, from the exons ATGGAGGGAAGAGAGGATACAGTGGagggaaaagaagatagaatGGAGGTGGAGGTTGAAAAGGTGGAAGCAAGGGAGGAGGAGCGGAATGATGAAGTGATGGAAGAAAACAACAATCAAGACGAGGAGATGCAAGATACTGAGTTGAGATCCGAGAGTTCTGTTTCTGTTTcggatgaagaggaagaaggattGCGGTCTGGGAATGATGATGAGTTGGATCTTGAG AAGCCTCTGAGCGAGGAAGAAGTAGACGAGTTGATTTCAGATCTTTTGGGAGTCGAGAGCAAG GCTGCGGAAGCTCAGGAAGCACTTGAAAAGGAGTCTCTTTCTAGAGTAGAGAGTGAAGTTAGGGAGGAATTAGCACAGACGCTTCATGGCGATGAG CTGGATAAAGCTGTGGAAGCTGAAATGATGACATttaaagatgaatgggaggcaACTCTTGATGAGCTTGAAACCGAAAGTGCAAACTTGTTG GAGCAACTTGATGGTGCTGGAATTGAACTTCCAAAATTGTACGAAATGATCGAAAGTCAAGCCCCTAATGGTTGCTATACTGAAGCTTGGAAAAAGAGAGCCCACTGGGTTGGGACTCAGGTGACAAAAGAAACTGGGGAGTCATTGGCTAACGCAGAGACTTTTCTTCTCACCCACCGGCCTGTCCGAAA ACGACATGGAAAACTTTTGGAGGAGGGAGCTAGTGGGTTTCTGGAGAAAAAGTTTGCTGACGATGCTGTTAAAGAGAGTCTAACTGGAACATCTGAGCTTGACTGGTCGTCTCTCAACAAAGTTTTTTCGGAGAAAAGAGATGAGGCTATTTCCTTCGGTAGTAAGCATTGGGCTTCTGTTTACTTGGCAAGCACTCCACAACAAGCTGCAGCCATGGGATTAGAATTTCCAGGAGTTAATGAG gtgGAGGAAATTGAAGAGATAGATGAAAGTTTGGCAGACCCTTTTTTCGCCGATGCAATAGAAAACGAAAGAGAACTTGCCCTCActgaagaacaaaagaaaaactatataagg GTCAAAGAAGAGGATGATATAAATACCGATCGTGAACTTCAACTTCGTTTGAAACGGAAGAGACGCAAGAAAAGATCTAAACAG GTTATCAGGCACACGGCAGAGGATAGGGATGATGATTCGGCGTATTTGCATGGGAATTCAATTGCCCCAAACTCTGCTGAAGATCAAGTAAAATGTCCGGAGAATAGCACTGAGTTTCAAAATAATGAAGTTAACAAAGAGGAAAACGGGAATTTGTCTAATTCAGATGCAGATAAGATGGTCCCCGTTGCAGATCTTGATGTAGATACCATGAGAGATGATTTGCAGAATCCAGCAAGCAAATTTAGGTGTACTGCCTGTAATAACGTAACTGTGGAAGTGCACAGTCATCCCCTTCTAGATGTAATAGTTTGCATGGATTGCAAACGTTTAATTGAAGATAGAGTTGCTACG CAGGTTGATGCCGCTTTGGAACGACACTGTGAATGGTGTGGACACATTGCTGACTTAATAAATTGTAGGTCATGCGAAAAACTTTTCTGTGCATCATGTATAAAGAGGAATATTGGTGAAGAATCCTTGTCTGAAGCTCAATCCTCTGGTTGGGATTGTTGCTGTTGCGCTCCCATTCCCTTACGAAGATTGACACTGGAACTAGAGAAAGCCATGGGAGATAAGAAGTCAACGGAGTCTAGCTCTGATTCCAGCTCGGATTCTAGCTCTGATAATAATTCTGTTGATACAGATGCTGATGTCAATGTAGCAGCAAg CTcaaagaagaaactgaaaaagaaaatcCGGCGGATTATTGATGATGCTGAACTAGGGAAGGATACGAGAAGCAAAATAGCAATTGAGAAG aaacgACAGGAGCGCCTTAGGTCCTTGCAGTTTTCTGCCAGATACAAAACAATTAGCTCTATGGGAGACGTGAAAATTCCAGAAGGTGCAGAAGCTGAGGTTCTTGGTGATGCACACAGTGGTTACATAGTGAATGTGGCTAGGGAGATTGGTGAAGAAGCTGTGAGAGTTCCTCGTAGCATATCTGCCAAACTAAAACCCCATCAG GTTACAGGGATTAGATTTATGTGGGAAAATATTATTCAGTCAATCAACAGTGTGAAGTCTGGTGATAAAGGTCTCGGGTGCATTCTAGCACATACAATGGGCCTGGGGAAAACTTTTCAG GTTATAGCATTCCTGTACACTGCAATGAGATGTGTTGATTTGGGTTTGAAATGTGCTCTTATTGTGACTCCTGTAAATGTGTTGCACAATTGGCGAAGTGAGTTTACGAAGTGGATGCCTTCAGAAGTGAAACCACTTCGCATCTTCATGCTTGAAGACGTTTCAag agaGAGGAGATTGGACTTGCTAACAAAGTGGCGAAATAAGGGTGGGGTCTTCTTGATAGGATATGCCGCTTTTAGAAACCTGTCTCTTGGGAGGGGGGTGAAGGACATAAATGCGGCCAAAGATCTCTGCAGTGCCTTGATG GATGGACCTGATATACTTGTTTGTGACGAGGCTCACATTATCAAGAACACCAGGGCCGACACAACCCAAGCATTGAAGCAAGTTAAATGCCAGAGAAGAATTGCCTTAACAGGGTCACCCCTTCAAAACAATCTCATGGAATATTATTGT ATGGTTGATTTTGTAAGAGAAGGATTCCTGGGAAGTAGCCCTGAGTTTAGAAATCG CTTCCAAAATCCAATAGAAAACGGACAGCATATGAATTCAACTGCAGAGGACGTGAAAATTATGAACCAGAGATCACACATCCTGTATGAGGAATTGAAAGGATTCGTTCAAAGAATGGATATGAATGTTGTGAAAAAGGATCTGCCACCTAAAACAGTCTTCGTAATAAATGTCAAGCTATCGCCCTTGCAGCGGAAGTTGTATAAGAGATTTCTCAAGCTATATGGGTTCAACGATGGAAGAGCAGATGAAAGAATGAGAAAAAACTTTTTTGCTGCATACCAGGTCTTGGCTCAG ATTTTGAATCATCCAGGGATTCCGCAATTAAGAAGAGAAGATAAGACACAAGGTCGCCGCGGTAGCATTGTTGATATTCCAGATGACTGTTCAAGTGATGAAAACTTAGACTGCAACATGGTTGTGGGAG AGAAACAGAGGAATATGAGTGATTTGCAAGATAAAGTTGATGGCTACCTCCAGAAG GATTGGTGGGTCGACCTACTTCAAAAGAATAATTATAAGGTCTCGGAATATAGTGGCAAAATGATTTTGCTATTGGATATTTTATCCATGTGCGCTCATGTGGGTGACAAGGCGCTCGTGTTTAGCCAGAGTATCCCGACATTGGACCTCATAGAACTTTATCTTTCAAGAGTATCTCGTCGTGGCAAACAAGGAAAGTTCTGGAAAAAGGGCAAAGACTGGTATAG AATTGATGGAAAAACCGAAAGCTCAGAACGCCAGAAGTTGGTTGATAGGTtcaatgaacctgaaaacaaaagGGTGAAATGCACTCTAATCTCAACCAGAGCGGGGTCTCTTGGAATCAATCTTTATGCTGCTAACCGTGTGATCATCGTTGATGGTTCATGGAATCCAACTTATGATCTTCAAGCTATCTTTCGAGCTTGGAG GTATGGCCAAAAGAAGCCAGTATTTGCGTACAGGTTGATGGCGCGTGGGACTAtcgaagaaaaaatatataaacggCAG GTGAACAAGGAGGGGCTCGCTGCGAGAGTGGTGGATAGACAACAAGTGCACAGGACTATCTCCAAAGAAGAGATGTTACATCTTTTTGAATTTGACGATGACGATGAAAAAGCTGACGCCGTCACCGAGATAAGCAAGCGAAACGAAGCGGCAGATAACCAAAGCACAAGATTGTTGACAGATGATTCACAGAAACATAAGGCTACTTCATCTCGTGTCGGTTGCGACTCTGACAAACTGATGGAGAACTTACTACAGCGACACAGCCCCGA CTGGATTTCTAGTTTCCATGAGCACGAGACGTTGCTACAAGAAAACGAAGATGAAAGACTGACAAAGGAAGAAAAAGACATGGCATGGGAAGTTTACAGGAAAGCACTTCAATGGGAAGAAGTTCAACGGGCACCAGTCAATGAAGCTCCTGTGCTCCAAAAACCTTCGCCCTCCGCACAAACGCAGCCCTTACACCACCCAAGGGGGTTCAACAGAAGTCGTTTCGTGAACCGAAGCTGCACCAGAATCGCCCATCAGCTTACACTCATAAGCCAAGGGAGAAAAGTGGGTAGCAGCACAATCTGTGGGGAGTGTGGGCGAGTCATAACTTGGGAAAATGTTACACCCGCACCCAGACTTTCAGAGGTAAACTAA
- the LOC130509205 gene encoding uncharacterized protein LOC130509205, protein MAKYNEIAKKKREAKADRKRAIHGDPLTNKLKSRAPVVSVSGKRQRKLLRKWRREQKEMVEKGLVTMEDVEMASADAASEESKRSPRKFSVKKTLKLNKLKNKGKKKRSQGAAAGQVSTADQMLE, encoded by the exons ATGGCGAAATACAACGAGATagcgaagaagaagagagaggcGAAAGCGGATAGAAAGCGAGCTATCCACGGAGATCCACTCACCAATAAACTGAAGAGCAGAGCTCCGGTTGTCTCCGTCTCCGGAAAACGTCAGAGAAAACTCCTCCGAAAATGGCGCCGA GAGCAGAAAGAGATGGTGGAGAAGGGTCTTGTAACCATGGAGGATGTCGAGATGGCTTCTGCTGATG CTGCATcagaagaatcaaagagatcCCCTAGAAAGTTTAGCGTGAAGAAGACCTTGAAGCttaataaactaaagaataaaG gcaagaagaagagaagccaGGGAGCCGCTGCTGGCCAAGTATCTACTGCTGATCAGATGCTGGAATGA
- the LOC108862231 gene encoding thioredoxin-like 1-1, chloroplastic, with product MAEVISKTSLFFGGACVKNHHNHVDDFSVSSSSVSFGFRKSFSSLKQKPLRSDFYGKQILDTQSQTFNRRFPSSSITAQSTLRIGTAHKWWEKGLQENMREISSARDLVDSLTNAGDKLVVVDFFSPGCGGCKALHPKMCQLAEQNPDVQFLQVNYEEHKSMCYSLGVHVLPFFRFYRGAQGRVCSFSCTNATIKKFRDALAKHSPDRCSLGPTKGLEEKELVALAANRELNFSYTPKVVPVEREAVIPASKPGVPVRHQSMSGSDEKTLVSAGR from the exons ATGGCGGAGGTAATCAGCAAAACGAGTTTGTTCTTCGGAGGAGCTTGTGTGAAGAATCACCACAACCACGTAGATGACTTCTCTGTCTCATCGTCATCGGTGAGCTTTGGTTTCAGAAAGAGTTTCTCGTCTCTCAAGCAGAAGCCTCTTAGAAGTGACTTCTATGGAAAACAGATCCTGGATACTCAATCACAGACCTTCAACAGGCGCTTCCCATCATCATCCATCACCGCTCAG TCAACGCTGAGGATTGGGACAGCTCACAAGTGGTGGGAGAAAGGTCTGCAAGAGAACATGAGAGAGATCTCTTCGGCTCGAGACCTCGTCGACTCTCTCACCAACGCTGGCGATAAGCTCGTCGTGGTTGATTTCTTCTCCCCTGGCTGCGGAGGATGCAAGGCTCTGCATCCTAAGATGTGCCAGCTGGCGGAACAGAACCCCGACGTGCAGTTTCTCCAGGTGAATTACGAGGAGCACAAGTCCATGTGTTACAGTCTCGGTGTCCACGTCCTCCCGTTTTTCCGGTTCTACCGTGGCGCTCAGGGTCGTGTCTGCAGCTTTAGCTGTACCAATGCTACG ATCAAGAAGTTTAGAGATGCATTGGCGAAGCATAGTCCGGATAGGTGCAGCCTTGGACCAACGAAAGGGCTTGAAGAGAAAGAGCTCGTGGCACTTGCAGCCAACAGAGAACTCAATTTTAGTTACACACCGAAGGTTGTACCTGTTGAGAGAGAAGCGGTCATCCCTGCTTCGAAACCAGGAGTTCCTGTTCGTCATCAATCGATGAGCGGCAGTGACGAGAAGACATTGGTCTCCGCAGGAAGATGA